Proteins from a genomic interval of Quercus lobata isolate SW786 chromosome 11, ValleyOak3.0 Primary Assembly, whole genome shotgun sequence:
- the LOC115968440 gene encoding zinc finger BED domain-containing protein RICESLEEPER 2-like — MTPGIESCPSGGFSLQIHNSNTPSFFKVMDSSTNAPFVSTQADCAAATQADGAAATATQADGATATATQEAAAATQAEATDGKLPLVPPSVVSKTGTGSGRKKSLAWNHFEKVKVDDGVTMAVCNYCKKSYLADSKSCGTSNLLAHVTICPKNPNREDKGQKTLAFEPKNDGDEGFKLVSTTFSVEASRKALAEMIIIDELPFRCVEGYGFKKYVTTLQPKLRVKDIPSRQTVARDVIGIYNSEREKLRKSLKGCRVCLTTDTWTSLQNLNYMCLTCHFIDDTWKLHKRILNFCQVEDHKGETIGRKIEMSLREWGIDGIFTLTVDNASSNLTTVKFLQRVTKDWNGTVLENELMHMRCCAHILNLIVGEGLKEIDASVARVREAVRYVKSSPNRNQTFRNFMERLGMESKSLLCLDVPTRWNSTYLMLETAEKFEKVFLRMDFEDDGYSSYFRSKEDSGGLGSPCMSDFQNCRAFVTFLRLFYNATKKFSGSLYVTSNAFFDEIFVIQESISHLVKSQNTLLKNTATNMQTKFEKYWGKGDKINPLLYVAVVLDPRKKLRFLKFSFSEIYGIEVGSVMVDKVKALLMKLYTFFCSVNSPNVEEPSGGERTPMVVGDASDPYVMVHSRYELFLEAEQSIGCSNEVDKYLAENCDGRRDGNFEVLGWWKDNSSRYPMLSKVAKDVLAVPVSTVASESAFSTGGRIVDPFRSSLSPLMVQNLVCAQNWLQATVPISHRQSRDEVEALEEEFHDLGGITYFVKEAEPFGNILEDFL, encoded by the exons GAATTGAAAGTTGTCCAAGTGGGGGTTTCAGTCTTCAAATTCATAACTCCAACACCCCTAGTTTCTTTAAG gtCATGGATTCCTCCACTAATGCTCCCTTTGTTTCTACCCAAGCGGATTGTGCTGCTGCCACCCAAGCGGATGGTGCTGCTGCCACTGCCACCCAAGCGGATGGTGCTACTGCCACTGCCACCCAAGAGGCTGCTGCTGCAACCCAAGCTGAAGCTACTGATGGTAAGTTGCCCCTAGTTCCACCTAGTGTAGTGAGTAAGACTGGTACTGGTAGTGGTAGGAAAAAGTCTTTAGCTTGGaatcattttgaaaaagtaaaggTAGATGATGGTGTCACTATGGCTGTAtgtaattattgtaaaaaatcaTATCTGGCTGATAGTAAGAGTTGTGGTACTAGTAATTTATTAGCTCATGTGACAATCTGTCCTAAGAACCCTAATAGAGAAGATAAAGGGCAAAAAACCTTGgcttttgaacccaaaaatgatGGAGATGAAGGGTTCAAACTTGTGTCAACAACTTTTTCTGTTGAGGCTTCTAGAAAGGCACTAGCTGAAATGATAATAATTGATGAGTTGCCTTTTAGGTGTGTTGAGGGTTATGGGTTTAAGAAATATGTAACTACGTTACAACCTAAGCTTCGTGTAAAAGATATTCCATCTCGACAAACTGTGGCTAGAGATGTAATTGGAATTTataatagtgagagagagaagctaaGGAAATCCTTGAAGGGTTGTAGGGTGTGTCTAACTACGGACACATGGACTTCTttacaaaatttgaattatatgtGTCTCACATGTCACTTTATTGATGATACTTGGAAGTTgcataaaagaattttaaatttttgtcaagttgaaGATCATAAGGGAGAGACTATAGGTAGAAAGATTGAGATGTCTTTGCGTGAGTGGGGTATTGATGGCATATTCACTTTGACAGTGGATAATGCTAGTTCCAATTTAACCACAGTTAAATTTTTACAAAGGGTAACAAAAGATTGGAATGGGACAGTTCTAGAAAATGAGTTAATGCACATGAGGTGTTGTGCCCATATCTTAAATCTAATTGTTGGGGAGGGTTTGAAAGAAATTGATGCATCTGTTGCTAGGGTGCGTGAAGCTGTGAGGTATGTGAAGTCCTCGCCTAATAGAAATCAAACCTTTAGGAATTTTATGGAGAGGTTAGGTATGGAGTCCAAGAGTCTTCTTTGTTTAGATGTACCTACTAGGTGGAACTCAACTTACCTTATGTTAGAAACTGctgaaaaatttgagaaagtatTCCTTAGGATGGACTTTGAAGATGATGGTTATTCGTCATATTTTAGGAGCAAGGAAGATAGTGGTGGTTTGGGATCTCCTTGTATGAGTGATTTCCAAAATTGTAGGGCATTTGTGACTTTCTTGAGGCTTTTTTACAATGCAACAAAGAAGTTTTCTGGTTCTTTGTATGTGACTTCAAATGCCTTTTTTGATGAAATCTTTGTTATTCAGGAGAGTATTTCTCATTTAGTTAAATCCCAAAACACCCTCTTGAAAAACACAGCCACAAACATGCAAACTAAATTTGAGAAGTACTGGGGGAAAGGTGATAAGATTAATCCTCTTTTGTATGTGGCTGTTGTTCTTGATCCACgaaaaaaattgaggtttttgaagttctctttttctgaaatttatgGGATTGAAGTGGGGAGTGTGATGGTTGATAAGGTGAAAGCTCTTTTGATGAAGTTGTATACTTTTTTCTGTTCTGTTAATTCCCCAAATGTGGAAGAACCAAGTGGGGGTGAGAGGACACCAATGGTGGTAGGTGATGCAAGTGATCCATATGTGATGGTTCACTCTAGGTATGAGCTTTTCTTAGAAGCTGAGCAATCTATAGGTTGTAGTAATGAGGTTGACAAGTATTTAGCTGAAAATTGTGATGGTAGAAGGGATGGGAATTTTGAGGTGTTGGGGTGGTGGAAGGACAATTCTAGTAGGTACCCAATGTTGTCTAAAGTGGCTAAGGATGTGCTGGCTGTACCAGTTTCGACTGTTGCATCTGAGTCAGCATTCAGCACCGGAGGCCGCATTGTTGATCCATTTCGaagttctctctctcctctcatggTTCAAAACCTTGTATGTGCGCAAAATTGGCTTCAAGCCACGGTACCAATTTCTCATCGCCAATCAAGGGATGAGGTTGAGGCATTGGAGGAGGAATTTCATGATTTAG gcGGAATCACTTATTTTGTGAAGGAGGCAGAACCTTTTGGGAACATTTTGGAAGATTTTTTGTAA